Within the Streptomyces sp. NBC_00353 genome, the region GCGTTCGCCGAGCGGATCAAGGTGCGGGCGAAGAACAGCCTCGGCGGGCCGCTCGCCAAGGTGTCCGTGACGTTCACCATCGCCGGTGACACGGACGCCCGCTTCGAGGGCGGGAAGAACGCGGTCACCCTGGCCACCGGATCCGACGGCACGGTGACCGCACCGGTGCTGCAGGCGGGCGAGACGACGGGCGAGTTCACGGTCCGGGCCATCGCCACCGGCCGCTCGCTGCCCGCCGTCGCCTACACCGCGACCGTCACCGCCCGGCAGGCCGACGCCATCGCCCGGACCGACGACAAGGCGCTGACCGCGGCGCCGGGCGCCGAGTTCGCCGACGCCGTCGAGGTCAAGGCCACCTACAAGGGCGCGATCGCGTCCGGTGTCGCCGTCACCGCCACGATGATCACCGACGGGGACACTCCGGCCGAGAACGACAAGGGCCCGTACTTCAAGGACGCGGACGGCAGCACGGTCCGCACCCTGACGGAGCTGAAGACCCGCGCCGACGGCACGCTGCAGCTCCCGAAGATCTACGCCGACGGCACCGCGGGCACGTACAAGCTCCGCCTGACCACCGAGGGCGGCGCCACAGTCGTCATCGAGCTCACGGTCGAGGCGCCCGCCGCCTGACGCCCCGCACCGCGTTCACCGAGCAGCCCCTGTGCCACCACCCGGCACAGGGGCTGCTCCACGTGTTCTCATCTCGCGCCCGCGTTGCTACGGTGCCCCAATCCTGACGACCCATCAGATCAGCGCTCTCCGGGAGGCCGAGCATGCGTGCCGTCATCGCCGCCGCCATCGGGCTGGCCGCGGCCCTCGCCCTCGTGTTCACCATCAGCGCGATCGGCGCACCCCCCGGCGAGACCTCGCCCCAACCCCTGCTGACCACCGTCCCCGGCCCCAAGAAGTAGAGGGAGGGCGCCATGCGCCGCCGAGCCGGCCTCGTACTCCTGGCCTTCGCCGTGTTCTTCGCCGCCCTGTCACCCCTGCTGCGCTGGTACGCCTTTCCGAGGCTGGCGAAGATCCCCCCGAGCCAGTACCAGGAGATGGTGCTGGAGGCGAAGCCCGCCACCCTCCTCGACTACAACGACGGCATGAAGGTCAAGCAGGTCCCCAAGGTCACCATCGTGCAGACCCTCAAGGGCAACGTGGAGGCGTCCGAGAAGATCGAGCGCAGCGCCGGCCGCGACGTCGTCGTCTGGGACGGCCTCAGCTACGTCGTCGACCCGAACGGCAAGATGGTCTCGGAGATCCCCGAGCGCTACATCTTCGACGCGCACAGCCAGGCCCCCGTCCACGCCACCGGCGAGATGGTCGACGGCGACCCGGTCGAGCGCCAGGGCATCGAGTTCAAGTGGCCCTTCCTCACCCAGAAGCGCGACTACGAGTACTTCGACGCCCAGAGCCGCACCACCTCGCCCATCCACTACAAGGGCACCCGGAAGTTCCGCGGCATGGACGTCTACTACTTCGAGCAGACCATCCCGTGGACCGAGGTCCCGATGCCGAAGAAGATGCCGATCAAGGGCGTCACCCCCGAGCAGGTCGCCAAGACGGGCATGACCCGCTGGTACACCACCAAGCGGATGTTCTGGGTCGACCCGGTCACCGGCGCACCCGTCAACGGCGAGGAGATCCACAAGGAGGAGCTCCGCAACGCGAAGGCGATGGGCATGCCCCAGGACACGGTCACCGCGTTCGCCGGGCACGTGAAGATGCGCGAGGACTACATCGAGTACACCGTCGCCCTGGTGAAGTCCCAGCGGGTGCTGATCCTGCTGCTCACCTCGTACCTGCCCTGGGGCTTCCTGGTGCTCGCCGCCGGGCTGCTCACGCTCGCGCTGTGGCTGGAGGCGCGGTCCCGGCGGCCGGGCGGCCGGCAGCCGGAGCCGGCCGCCGCACCCGCCCCGGATCCGGCGCCTACTCCCGCCTGAGCCGTGCCGACGTGTACCGGGTCGCCTCCACCGTCGTCGGGTCCTCCGGCCACGGATGCTTCGGGTAGCGGCCGCGCAGCTCCGCCCGCACCGCCCGGTATCCGTCCCGCCAGAACGACGCCAGATCCGCGGTGACCGCCGCCGGGCGGCCCGCGGGGGAGAGCAGATGGACGAGGACGGGCACCCCGGCCACCTTCGGTGTCTCGGTGAGACCGAACAGCTCCTGGAGCTTCACCGCAAGCACGGGCTGATCGCCGCCGTACTCCACCCGGATCCGCGACCCGCTCGGCACCTCGATGCGCTCCGGTGCCAGCTCGTCCAGCCGGGCCGCCTCGCCGGTCGCCCACGGCAGGAGCCGCCGCAGCGCCTGCCCGGCGTCGATCCTCGCCAGGTCGGAGCGGCGGCGGGCCCGGGACAGTTCGGGCTCCAGCCACTCCTCGGTACGGGCCAGCAGCGCACCGTCCGACACATCCGGCCACGGGGTGCCCAGCTCCCGGTGCAGAAAGGCGAGCCGCTCGCGCAGCTGCCCGGTCTCCCGGCTCCAGCGCAGCAGCCCGAGCCCCTCGCGCCCGAGCCCGTCCACCAGCGCCGCCCGCACCAGCTCGGGCCTCGGCTGCTTCAGCGCGCGCGCCGACAGTTCGACGGCGCCCAGCCGTTCCACCGAGCGCGCCACCACATCGCCGTCCACCCAGCGGACCTCCTCACCGGAGAACCGCAGATGCCCGGCGGCCAGCCGCGCCGTGTCCTCGTCGATGACGGCGGCGAGCCGCACCCGGGCGGACGCCGCGTGCGCCGGCCGGTCCGCGACCGCGACGGCCAGCCACGGCGCACTGCGCAGCCGGGACCCGTCCCGCAGCTCCGCGCCGGTCCCCGACGCCATCAGGAAGGCCCCTTCGCCGCGGGCCCGCGCCACCCGCTCCGGAAACGCCAGCGCCGCCACCAGGCCGACGGCCGCATCGTCCGAACCACCCCGGCCGGATCCCTCGCCGCTGCTCTCGATGGACGACGACAGCCGCCGTACCTCCTGCCGCCAGCGCGCGGCATAGCCGTCCCCGCCCCGTCGTGCGGTACGCAGTGCGGCCGCCAGATCGTCCCCGTACTCCCGCGGCGGCTCCTCGCTCAGCAGCGCCACCACCTCGGCCGCCCGGCGGCTGCCGACCTCGGCCGCACCGTCCAGGAGCGCCCGCGCGAGCCGCGGATGCAGACCCAGCCGGGACATCCGTACGCCCCGGTCGGTCACCCGGCCGTCCGCGTCCACCGCGCCGACCGCCGTCAGCGTCTCGCGGGCCACGCCCATCGCTCCGGCCGGCGGCGGATCCAGGAGCGCCAGACCCGACGCGTCCGGATCGCCCCAGCACGCCGCCTGCAGCGCGAACGCCGCCAGATCGGCCACCTTGATCTCCGGCGACGGGAATCGCGCCAGCCGCCCGTCCTCCCCCTGCTCCCAGCACCGGTACACCGCGCCCGGTGCCTCACGCCCGGCCCGGCCCGCCCGCTGCCTCCCCGCCGCCTGCGAGGCCCGTACCGTCGTCAGCGCGCTCAGCCCGCGCGCATGATCGGTACGCGGTTCCCTGGCCAGGCCCGAATCGACGACGATCCGCACCCCCGGCACGGTCAGCGACGACTCGGCGACGGAGGTCGCGAGCACCACCCGGCGGCCTTCCGACGAACCCGCCAGCACGGCGTCCTGCACCGCCGCCGGAGCCCGCCCGTGCACCTGCAGAACCTCTGCGGGCACCCCCGCCAGCTGTCCCGCGACGCGGCCGATCTCACCGACGCCCGGCAGGAAACACAGCACATCGCCGTCCCGCTCCGCGAGCGCCCGGCGCACCATCGAGGCGACATGCGTCAGCAGCGCCGGGTCGACCCGCATCCCGTGCGGCGGCCTGACCGGCCTCACCGGCGGGGCCCACACCACCTCCACCGGGTGCGACACGCCCTGCGCCTCGACGACCGGTGCGTCACCGAGCAGCCGGGCCCAGCCCTGCGCGTCCGTCGTCGCCGACGCGGCGACCAGCCGCAGATCGGGCCGGATCGCCTCCCGTACATCGAGGAGGAACGCGGCGACCGTGTCCGCGTCCAGATGCCGTTCGTGGCACTCGTCGATGATCACCGCATCGACCCCGGCGAGCTCCTGGTCGCGCTGGAGCCGTTGCAGGAGCACGCCGGTGGTCACGACCTCCACCACCGTGTCGCGCCCCACGACACGCTCCCCGCGGACGGTGAACCCGACGCGCCGCCCGGTCTGCTCCCCGAGGAGCCACGCCATCCGCCGCGCCGCCGCGCGGGCAGCGATCCGGCGCGGCTCGGCGACCACCACACGGCGCGCGGGCCCGCCGCCGACCAGGCCCGCGAGGACCAGCGGGACCAGCGTCGTCTTGCCGGTGCCGGGCGGTGCGCAGAGCACCGCGACACCCCGGTCGTCGAGCGCCTGCCGGAGCGCGGGCACGGCGGTACGGACGGGCAGCCGGTCGAGGGCGTCGGTACGGATCACGCCCCCAGTCTCGTACGACCGGCGCCCGGTACCGCACGGCGGGCGCTCAGTCCGGTAGGACCTGGTCGGCGCACGGGTCCCGTACGCCGTGCGGCAGGAATGCTCAGTCGCGTACGCAGACGAAGATTGCCGTGCCCGGGATCAGGTTTCCGCGCAGCGGGGACCAGCCGCCCCACTCCTGGTCGTTCCAGGCCGGCCACTCCGGCTCGACCAGGTCGAGCAGCCGGAACCCGCCGGCCACCACGTCCCGCACCCGGTCGCCCACCGTCCGGTGGTGCTCGACGTACACGGCGTTGCCCTGCTCGTCCTGCTCGACGTACGGAGTGCGGTCGAAGTACGAGGCGGCGACCGACAGGCCCTCGGGGCCCGGCTCGTCGGGGAACGCCCAGCGGATCGGGTGCGTCACCGAGAAGACCCAGCGGCCCCCCGGGCGCAGCACCCGGTGCACCTCGCGGAAGACCTGGACCGGGTCGGCGACGAACGGCACCGCACCGTAGGCGGAGCAGGCCAGGTCGAAGGAGCCGTCCCGGAACGGCAGCACCCCGGCATCCGCCTCCACGAGCGGCACCCCGCCGCCGATCCGCAGCGCGTGCTGGAGCTGGCGGTGGGAGAGGTCGAGGGCGACGGGGCGGGCGCCGCGGGCCGCCAGCCAGCGCGAGCACTGCGCCGCGCCCGCGCCGATCTCCAGGACGGCCAGGCCGCTCAGCGACTCGGCGGGTCCGAGCAGACCGGCGTCGGCCTCGTCGAGACCTTCCGGACCCCAGACGAAACGGTCGTCGCCGAGGAAGGCGCCGTGGTCGCTCTGGTACTCGTCGGCGTGCCGGTCCCACCAGCCGCGACTGGCCCGGCTGCTCTCCGCTTTCCCGGCGCTGCGGCGTGTCGCTTCGGGTTCGGCGGTGTAGATCTCTTGGCTCATCGTGTCCGTCGTTGTAGTTTGCCTTCACCCCGTTGCACGCGGTACGTACCTTGGGGGTACTTGTGAGTACGGAACCGTACTCACGCAACACGGCCGGGGCCGATGTGGCCTCGGAGAACAAGAATTGTGTCGGGTTTGGGCCTTTGTGCCCCGGGTGTCCGCCTTCGCGCATTGACCCTGCCCGGCTGCCCCCGTATGCTACAAGTTGCGCTGCGAGCCTGCGCGCCTCAGACCTAGCAGGCCGCGCTTGCGTCTGTTGTATGTCCCCTCGGTTCACGAGGCGCCTCCCGCTCGCGGGTCGGGCGCTTCCCAGGCTGTCCGGCTTCTGCAGAGGCGATACGGGCTCACGGCGTAGCAGTACCTACGACTCACTGTCCGTACCGGAGCCCTTTCCCACATGACGAGCAGCACCGAGACCACCGCCACCACTCCGCAGGTTGCGGTCAACGACATCGGCGACGCGGACGCGTTCCTCGCGGCGATCGACGAGACGATCAAGTACTTCAAC harbors:
- a CDS encoding DUF3068 domain-containing protein, with the translated sequence MRRRAGLVLLAFAVFFAALSPLLRWYAFPRLAKIPPSQYQEMVLEAKPATLLDYNDGMKVKQVPKVTIVQTLKGNVEASEKIERSAGRDVVVWDGLSYVVDPNGKMVSEIPERYIFDAHSQAPVHATGEMVDGDPVERQGIEFKWPFLTQKRDYEYFDAQSRTTSPIHYKGTRKFRGMDVYYFEQTIPWTEVPMPKKMPIKGVTPEQVAKTGMTRWYTTKRMFWVDPVTGAPVNGEEIHKEELRNAKAMGMPQDTVTAFAGHVKMREDYIEYTVALVKSQRVLILLLTSYLPWGFLVLAAGLLTLALWLEARSRRPGGRQPEPAAAPAPDPAPTPA
- the hrpB gene encoding ATP-dependent helicase HrpB, which encodes MIRTDALDRLPVRTAVPALRQALDDRGVAVLCAPPGTGKTTLVPLVLAGLVGGGPARRVVVAEPRRIAARAAARRMAWLLGEQTGRRVGFTVRGERVVGRDTVVEVVTTGVLLQRLQRDQELAGVDAVIIDECHERHLDADTVAAFLLDVREAIRPDLRLVAASATTDAQGWARLLGDAPVVEAQGVSHPVEVVWAPPVRPVRPPHGMRVDPALLTHVASMVRRALAERDGDVLCFLPGVGEIGRVAGQLAGVPAEVLQVHGRAPAAVQDAVLAGSSEGRRVVLATSVAESSLTVPGVRIVVDSGLAREPRTDHARGLSALTTVRASQAAGRQRAGRAGREAPGAVYRCWEQGEDGRLARFPSPEIKVADLAAFALQAACWGDPDASGLALLDPPPAGAMGVARETLTAVGAVDADGRVTDRGVRMSRLGLHPRLARALLDGAAEVGSRRAAEVVALLSEEPPREYGDDLAAALRTARRGGDGYAARWRQEVRRLSSSIESSGEGSGRGGSDDAAVGLVAALAFPERVARARGEGAFLMASGTGAELRDGSRLRSAPWLAVAVADRPAHAASARVRLAAVIDEDTARLAAGHLRFSGEEVRWVDGDVVARSVERLGAVELSARALKQPRPELVRAALVDGLGREGLGLLRWSRETGQLRERLAFLHRELGTPWPDVSDGALLARTEEWLEPELSRARRRSDLARIDAGQALRRLLPWATGEAARLDELAPERIEVPSGSRIRVEYGGDQPVLAVKLQELFGLTETPKVAGVPVLVHLLSPAGRPAAVTADLASFWRDGYRAVRAELRGRYPKHPWPEDPTTVEATRYTSARLRRE
- a CDS encoding class I SAM-dependent methyltransferase — encoded protein: MSQEIYTAEPEATRRSAGKAESSRASRGWWDRHADEYQSDHGAFLGDDRFVWGPEGLDEADAGLLGPAESLSGLAVLEIGAGAAQCSRWLAARGARPVALDLSHRQLQHALRIGGGVPLVEADAGVLPFRDGSFDLACSAYGAVPFVADPVQVFREVHRVLRPGGRWVFSVTHPIRWAFPDEPGPEGLSVAASYFDRTPYVEQDEQGNAVYVEHHRTVGDRVRDVVAGGFRLLDLVEPEWPAWNDQEWGGWSPLRGNLIPGTAIFVCVRD
- a CDS encoding SPW_0924 family protein encodes the protein MRAVIAAAIGLAAALALVFTISAIGAPPGETSPQPLLTTVPGPKK